The segment GTCTTCTTCCCAGGGCCGTCAGGGCGGCCGCCAGGGGCCTGCCGGCGTGCCTGAATTGCCGGTGGCAGCACTGGCGGCGGCCAGCCGGGGTGCGCCGCTGTCGGGTCGCTCGGTGGATCTTTTTGTGTGAGCCTGCCGGCGGCCCGGGGCAGCGGTCCGGATTGGCATGGTTTTTTACCCTTAATCAGGGTATCGTAGACCGGGATGTCGAGAATAATTTGACTGAGCATGCAGGCTTCCGTGTCTGCATGACACGTGGCGTATCGCCGCAATGCAACAAGCAATGTCGTAGAGGACTAGATCGTGGCCACCAAATCCCCCGATGCCGAAGCCGCACCGCCGCCCAAGAGCAAGAAGATGCTGCTGATGGTGGTGATCGGGGTCGTGGTGCTGGCGCTGGTCGCGGCCGGCGGCTACATCTACCTGGCCAAGAAGAACGCTGCGGCGCTGGACGGCGAGGAAGAGGAGGAGGTCGCTGCCGTGGTCGAACTGACCGGGCCGCCGACCTACCTGCCACTGGACAATATGGTGGTCAACCTGGCCGACCCGGGGGGGGAGCGCGTGGCACAGGTGGGCATCACGCTGGAGCTGGCCGGCGTCCTGGAGGTCGAAAAAGTCAAGGCCTACCTGCCGACCATCCGCAGCGATGTGCTGCTGCTGGTCTCGCAGCGCACGGCGGATGAGCTGCTCAGCCGCGAGGGCAAGGAGAAGCTGGCCGAGGACATCCTCGCGGCGGCTTCCAAGCACTTTGGCAAGGCGGCACCGGCAGCCAAGGGCGACAAGAAAAAGGGCAACGGTAACGGCAATGGGAACCCGGTGCGGGGCGTGCTGTTTTCCAGCTTCAT is part of the Rhodoferax sp. BAB1 genome and harbors:
- the fliL gene encoding flagellar basal body-associated protein FliL; this translates as MLLMVVIGVVVLALVAAGGYIYLAKKNAAALDGEEEEEVAAVVELTGPPTYLPLDNMVVNLADPGGERVAQVGITLELAGVLEVEKVKAYLPTIRSDVLLLVSQRTADELLSREGKEKLAEDILAAASKHFGKAAPAAKGDKKKGNGNGNGNPVRGVLFSSFIVQ